The following coding sequences lie in one Candidatus Nitrospira allomarina genomic window:
- a CDS encoding TatD family hydrolase: MLIDTHVHLDDPRYDPDRDTIFQRAQEAGVEKFVTIGCDLSTSHAAVQLATSRPNVYATIGVHPHEVKRIEPNWYAEFSQLAQQPKVVAFGEIGLDYHYDHSPRETQRQRFREQIELAQSLTLPLVIHTREAQEDTMAILQEAHAEKVGGVFHCFSEDLAFAKRALDLGFHLSFSGIITFRNASQLHEVIRTVPDDRLLIETDAPYLTPVPFRGKRNESSYVTYVAEQIAKIKYGDSDAGLARVAELTTNNACQLFKISS, translated from the coding sequence ATGCTGATCGATACCCATGTTCACTTGGATGATCCCCGTTATGATCCAGATCGAGACACTATATTTCAACGGGCCCAGGAAGCCGGTGTTGAAAAGTTTGTCACTATTGGATGCGATCTTTCTACAAGTCATGCCGCCGTGCAATTAGCTACAAGCCGACCCAATGTGTATGCCACGATCGGGGTCCATCCCCATGAAGTAAAACGTATTGAGCCCAATTGGTATGCGGAATTCAGCCAACTGGCCCAGCAACCAAAGGTAGTCGCCTTCGGCGAAATCGGGCTTGATTATCATTACGATCACTCTCCTCGAGAAACCCAACGCCAACGATTTCGTGAACAAATTGAATTGGCGCAATCACTCACCCTTCCACTGGTCATTCACACACGTGAAGCGCAAGAGGATACGATGGCAATCCTGCAGGAAGCACATGCCGAAAAGGTGGGCGGCGTCTTCCATTGTTTTTCGGAGGATCTGGCCTTTGCCAAACGCGCTTTGGACCTGGGCTTTCATCTCTCATTTTCCGGAATCATTACCTTTCGCAATGCTTCTCAGTTACATGAAGTGATTCGCACGGTCCCTGATGACCGGTTGCTCATTGAAACCGATGCCCCATATCTGACCCCCGTGCCGTTTCGAGGGAAACGTAACGAATCATCCTATGTCACCTATGTGGCCGAACAGATTGCGAAAATTAAATATGGTGATTCTGACGCAGGATTGGCACGAGTAGCCGAACTGACCACCAATAATGCCTGTCAGCTCTTTAAAATTTCTTCATGA
- the truA gene encoding tRNA pseudouridine(38-40) synthase TruA: MATIKLTIEYDGTAYVGWQRQPNQPTIQAALETALTRITQQHISVIAAGRTDAGVHARGQVVSFQSDRPIPIHKWRLAINSALPHDISVLSSEEVPESFHARYSAKEKLYEYRISRHPARPAIDRNRVWHLPYDLDIQAIREALSGLIGCHDFTSFQGPRASTSDPMCIVSQVSLSSDLMSLIIQIQANRFLKQMVRAIIGTLTEVGRHKRAPDSIQDILQAKDRRAAGETAPPQGLYLLQVFY, encoded by the coding sequence ATGGCCACGATTAAACTAACAATCGAATATGACGGCACGGCTTACGTTGGATGGCAACGACAACCCAATCAGCCAACCATACAAGCCGCTCTAGAAACAGCGCTCACACGCATCACCCAACAACACATTTCTGTCATCGCCGCTGGACGAACCGACGCTGGCGTCCATGCCCGTGGACAAGTCGTCAGCTTTCAATCTGACAGACCCATTCCAATTCATAAGTGGAGACTCGCAATTAATAGCGCCCTTCCCCACGATATTTCTGTACTGTCGAGTGAAGAGGTTCCTGAATCGTTTCATGCTCGCTATAGTGCAAAAGAAAAATTGTACGAATATCGAATCTCCAGACATCCCGCCCGCCCGGCTATCGATCGGAATCGTGTCTGGCACCTACCCTATGACCTGGATATCCAGGCTATCCGGGAGGCCTTGTCTGGATTGATAGGTTGTCATGACTTCACCTCATTTCAAGGCCCACGTGCCAGTACATCGGATCCCATGTGCATCGTGTCCCAAGTTTCCCTCAGTTCGGATCTCATGTCCCTGATCATTCAGATTCAGGCCAATCGATTCCTGAAGCAAATGGTTCGGGCAATTATTGGCACGCTAACTGAAGTCGGACGACACAAAAGAGCACCGGATTCCATTCAAGATATTCTTCAGGCTAAAGACCGACGGGCTGCAGGAGAAACGGCACCTCCCCAAGGGCTTTATCTCCTTCAAGTGTTTTACTAA
- a CDS encoding cation diffusion facilitator family transporter — protein sequence MTSSKLNASPLTYRLKLGLVLNGIIILAEFIGGYAINSLGLMSDAGHNLIDQGSLLLALYAHILATQPATEHRTFGYHRAGTIAAFLNSLLLIFTGGIIGVFALDRMFSPVDVPGFWVMVIAGISLIANLAVALLLRRGAEDDLNIRGAFLHMVMDAWMSLGVIIAGLGIALTGFTILDPLISLLIVIIIVKGSWPLFRESLDILLESTPPHLKTSDIVATIENVPGVRKVHDLHIWSVEPRIVMLTCHVLVDAETVPDKDQLLQPIQSTLSSKFGIHHLTIQLETACQEQEDLHCNLSYLTNGSTGAESIPPHLHHH from the coding sequence ATGACATCTTCAAAGTTGAACGCCTCACCACTCACGTATCGTCTTAAGCTGGGCCTCGTCCTCAATGGCATCATCATTCTCGCTGAATTCATCGGCGGTTATGCGATCAATAGTCTTGGACTCATGAGCGATGCCGGGCACAATTTGATCGATCAAGGCTCTCTCTTGTTAGCCTTGTATGCACATATTCTGGCCACCCAACCCGCCACGGAACATCGGACGTTTGGCTACCACCGCGCTGGAACCATTGCGGCGTTTCTCAATAGCCTTTTGTTAATTTTCACAGGGGGAATTATTGGAGTGTTTGCTCTCGACCGGATGTTTTCACCGGTTGACGTACCTGGCTTTTGGGTGATGGTGATCGCCGGTATCAGCTTGATCGCCAATCTGGCCGTCGCCCTGTTATTGCGTCGTGGAGCCGAAGATGACCTGAATATTCGGGGGGCTTTTCTTCATATGGTGATGGATGCCTGGATGTCTCTTGGCGTCATCATCGCCGGGTTGGGTATCGCCCTGACCGGCTTCACCATTTTAGATCCACTGATCAGCCTGCTCATCGTCATCATTATTGTGAAAGGCAGTTGGCCACTTTTTCGTGAGTCGCTGGATATTTTATTGGAATCAACGCCCCCTCACCTCAAAACATCAGATATTGTGGCTACCATTGAAAACGTTCCTGGTGTCAGAAAAGTTCATGATTTGCATATTTGGTCGGTTGAACCCCGCATTGTGATGTTGACGTGTCACGTGTTGGTTGACGCCGAGACGGTTCCCGATAAAGATCAACTACTTCAGCCCATTCAATCAACACTCTCTTCCAAATTTGGCATTCATCACTTAACCATTCAATTGGAAACCGCATGCCAGGAGCAAGAGGACCTGCATTGCAATCTCAGTTACCTGACGAACGGCTCAACTGGCGCAGAATCCATACCTCCTCATCTGCACCATCATTAA
- a CDS encoding Glu/Leu/Phe/Val family dehydrogenase, with amino-acid sequence MNTDFAPEFNHPTFRLAVAQFDQAAHHMNLDSGLLDRLKAPQRSLCVSIPVRMDNGKVQVFRGYRVHHDVARGPTKGGIRYHPDVSLGEVAALAMWMTWKTALAGLPFGGAKGGVAVDPSLLSPAELEGVTRRYIAEIFPLLGPDKDIPAPDIGTNQQVMGWIMDTFSQQVGFTVRGVVTGKPLSIGGTLGREEATGRGVVDVTLEVLRHFGLSTSDTTVVIQGFGNVGSHTARILHQEGVKILAISDQMGGLYNQKGLDIPGILSYLATEKASIPSLTQFGEQIINEDLLLLPCHVLIPAAVSEQITANNASRLQCQYLIEAANGPTTLEADAILQERGIFVVPDILANAGGVIVSYFEWVQDAQRFSWQESDIHSRLRNIITAAFHRILYHAEEKKLTMRTAALIAGIEEVAQAHQCRGLYP; translated from the coding sequence ATGAATACTGACTTTGCTCCAGAGTTCAATCATCCAACATTCCGCTTGGCTGTGGCCCAATTTGATCAGGCGGCCCATCATATGAATCTGGACTCAGGCCTTCTCGATCGGCTCAAAGCCCCTCAACGGTCTCTCTGCGTCAGCATCCCTGTCCGAATGGATAACGGAAAGGTTCAAGTTTTCCGTGGCTATCGAGTGCATCATGATGTAGCCCGCGGCCCCACAAAAGGCGGCATTCGCTATCATCCCGATGTCAGCCTTGGAGAAGTCGCGGCCTTAGCCATGTGGATGACCTGGAAAACGGCGTTAGCGGGGTTGCCGTTTGGTGGAGCCAAAGGGGGAGTCGCCGTCGACCCCTCACTTCTTTCACCAGCTGAGTTAGAAGGCGTTACCCGACGCTACATCGCAGAAATTTTTCCATTATTGGGACCGGACAAAGATATCCCCGCCCCCGATATCGGCACTAATCAGCAAGTCATGGGATGGATAATGGATACCTTTAGTCAACAGGTGGGATTTACCGTCCGCGGGGTGGTCACGGGCAAACCTCTTTCAATTGGAGGCACCCTGGGCAGGGAAGAAGCAACCGGCCGTGGTGTGGTGGATGTGACGTTGGAAGTCCTCCGTCATTTTGGTCTGTCCACTTCAGACACGACCGTAGTCATTCAAGGGTTTGGGAATGTCGGATCCCATACTGCACGAATTCTTCATCAGGAAGGCGTAAAAATACTGGCGATCAGCGATCAGATGGGCGGGTTGTATAATCAAAAAGGTCTGGATATTCCAGGTATTCTCTCTTACTTGGCCACCGAGAAAGCGTCGATTCCTTCTCTCACGCAATTTGGTGAACAGATTATTAACGAAGACTTACTCCTGCTACCCTGCCATGTGCTCATTCCGGCGGCAGTATCTGAACAAATCACCGCCAATAACGCCTCGCGCCTTCAATGCCAGTACCTGATCGAAGCAGCTAACGGCCCAACAACTCTCGAAGCGGATGCCATTTTGCAGGAACGGGGAATTTTCGTTGTCCCGGATATTCTCGCCAATGCCGGTGGAGTCATCGTCTCATATTTTGAATGGGTGCAGGACGCCCAACGATTTTCCTGGCAGGAATCAGATATCCACAGCCGACTCAGGAACATCATTACCGCGGCTTTTCACCGCATACTCTACCATGCGGAGGAGAAAAAACTAACCATGAGAACCGCTGCATTGATCGCAGGAATTGAGGAAGTCGCTCAAGCCCACCAATGCCGTGGGTTATACCCCTGA
- a CDS encoding NYN domain-containing protein has translation MAPKHLIIDGYNVLGAMGLPPHRVVEQGEHRREEFIVRVGLYGHKRHNLVTLVFDAWQQTGAGRQVIHRNGVTVIYTGQGEKADGVIQDFIRSHGKGAAVVSSDLEVIAVAKAFGAFSIRSQEFVTRLATSGIQGSPVSRSRGGLPQKDSDEEPVRPKEKKGNPRKLPKKLRQRNRIMKKF, from the coding sequence GTGGCACCGAAACATTTGATCATCGATGGATATAATGTGTTGGGCGCAATGGGGCTCCCGCCCCATCGGGTTGTTGAACAGGGGGAGCATCGCCGAGAGGAGTTTATTGTGCGCGTAGGTCTCTATGGGCACAAACGCCACAACCTGGTCACCTTAGTTTTTGATGCCTGGCAACAAACGGGAGCGGGTCGGCAGGTCATCCACCGAAACGGTGTAACAGTTATATATACGGGCCAGGGTGAAAAGGCGGATGGGGTGATTCAGGATTTTATCCGGAGCCACGGGAAAGGGGCCGCAGTCGTCTCTTCTGATCTTGAAGTGATAGCGGTTGCAAAAGCTTTTGGGGCCTTTTCCATCAGGTCTCAGGAATTTGTCACACGCCTGGCTACTTCGGGTATTCAAGGATCACCGGTAAGTCGATCCCGAGGGGGACTCCCCCAAAAGGATAGTGATGAGGAGCCGGTCCGACCTAAGGAGAAGAAGGGCAATCCCCGAAAACTTCCCAAGAAGTTGCGTCAACGCAATCGAATCATGAAGAAATTTTAA
- the treY gene encoding malto-oligosyltrehalose synthase gives MTPLPLHIPLSTYRLQFNASFTFQDASRILPYLSQLGITDCYASPYLKATPGSTHGYDVVDPTELNPEIGTEVDYQAFIQALHQHGMGQILDIVPNHMGIAASTNLWWQDVLENGPSSHYATFFDIDWTPVKPELENKVLLPILGDQYGIVLENQEIILHYDDGHFFLTYYENRLPIDPCTWNTILTFRQDTLDQSLENSDPHLHEYQSIITALSHLPARTETEAERVAERYREKEVIRRRLSTVIADNSTIRDFLLENIRLLNGMKNSPRTFDVLDRLVSHQAYRLAYWRVAAEEINYRRFFDINQLAAIRMEQPEVFQAAHQKIFELLASGAVNGLRIDHVDGLYNPRAFLAQWQQWAAEHLEVQADTQGRSLYLLVEKILGTEEHLTSDWLCHGTTGYDYLALVNQLFIQETHQRQIEQIYSRFIKQSLHYDDLIYDCKNLIMTSSMSGEINALGHQLNVLSERNRRSRDFTLNSLIHAIREIIACFPVYRTYIGPDPLEGVLDRDRVYIRLAVARAKRRNPAISNLVFDFIRDLLLRIPQNSPDLDWEVIRPFVMKFQQTTSPVTAKGVEDTAFYCYNRLTSLNEVGGEPQHFGVPLTTFHQYMQDRAIQWPASLSSTSTHDTKRSEDVRARINVLSEIPKEWRQHLRTWNRLNKKAKQRLNDQLAPSLNEEYLIYQTLLGTWPLGGLSEPAQPQFLGRMQGYMVKALREAKVNTSWLNPDEAWEAAVGEFLSRILSLRPSNVFLQDFIPFQQRIAKYGIYNSLSQVLIKILAPGVPDFYQGTELWDFSLVDPDNRQPVDYLFRQQRLSQLQHLQQTTAPLDLVHTLLQDAESGLIKMYLTTTALHIRKNHPHLFLEGSYLPLEFKGEQAHHVCGFMRHHHSHTCLVIFPRLLTTLIPDQTISPLGESIWRQTSMRLPPEFATQSFRNLLTQEIVTPQNGSSMVGLPLGMLFQHFPFALLEPAS, from the coding sequence ATGACTCCTCTGCCCCTGCACATTCCGCTCTCGACCTATCGGCTTCAGTTTAACGCGTCATTCACATTCCAGGACGCCTCTCGCATCCTCCCTTATTTGTCTCAACTCGGCATTACCGACTGCTACGCCTCTCCCTATCTGAAAGCCACTCCAGGGAGCACTCATGGATACGACGTGGTCGATCCCACGGAATTAAATCCGGAGATCGGCACGGAGGTCGATTATCAGGCATTTATCCAAGCACTTCACCAACATGGCATGGGTCAGATACTGGACATTGTCCCGAATCATATGGGGATAGCCGCGTCGACGAATCTTTGGTGGCAGGATGTCCTGGAAAATGGTCCTTCCTCACATTACGCAACATTTTTCGATATTGACTGGACACCGGTGAAACCGGAATTAGAAAACAAGGTGCTTCTTCCTATTCTCGGAGATCAATACGGCATTGTCCTCGAAAACCAGGAAATCATCCTCCACTATGACGACGGGCATTTTTTCCTCACCTACTATGAAAATCGTCTGCCCATTGATCCCTGCACCTGGAATACCATTCTGACATTCAGGCAAGACACTCTCGACCAAAGCCTGGAAAATTCTGATCCGCACTTGCATGAATACCAAAGCATTATCACCGCTCTTTCCCATTTACCGGCCAGAACCGAGACGGAAGCCGAGCGGGTTGCCGAACGATACCGGGAGAAAGAGGTGATCCGCCGCCGCCTCTCCACGGTGATTGCCGACAATTCAACTATTCGCGATTTTCTGCTGGAGAACATTCGCTTACTGAATGGCATGAAGAACTCTCCCCGCACATTCGATGTCCTCGACCGCCTGGTGAGTCACCAAGCCTATCGTCTGGCCTATTGGCGGGTCGCCGCTGAAGAAATAAATTATCGCCGGTTTTTTGACATCAACCAATTGGCAGCCATTCGCATGGAGCAACCGGAGGTCTTCCAAGCGGCCCATCAAAAAATATTTGAATTATTAGCATCCGGTGCCGTGAATGGACTGCGAATTGATCATGTCGACGGGCTTTATAATCCAAGAGCCTTTCTGGCCCAATGGCAACAATGGGCGGCTGAACACTTGGAGGTGCAGGCTGACACCCAAGGCCGCTCCCTCTATCTCCTCGTTGAAAAAATTCTGGGTACGGAGGAACATCTCACTTCCGATTGGCTGTGCCATGGCACAACTGGATATGACTACCTTGCCCTCGTCAATCAATTATTCATCCAGGAAACCCACCAACGACAGATCGAACAGATCTACAGCCGATTTATCAAACAGTCGCTCCACTATGACGATCTGATCTACGACTGCAAAAACCTGATCATGACCAGTTCCATGTCGGGAGAAATCAATGCCTTGGGGCATCAGCTGAATGTCCTCTCCGAGCGAAACCGGCGCTCACGGGACTTTACGCTTAATAGTCTGATCCATGCGATCCGCGAAATCATTGCCTGTTTCCCGGTATATCGAACATATATCGGACCCGATCCTCTCGAAGGCGTCCTGGATCGTGATCGCGTGTATATTCGGCTAGCGGTGGCCCGAGCTAAACGGCGCAATCCTGCCATCAGCAACCTGGTCTTCGATTTTATCCGCGATCTCCTCTTAAGAATTCCCCAGAATTCACCGGATCTTGATTGGGAGGTGATTCGCCCCTTTGTCATGAAATTCCAACAAACGACCAGCCCGGTCACCGCGAAAGGCGTTGAAGATACCGCCTTCTATTGTTACAACCGCCTCACATCTCTCAATGAAGTCGGTGGCGAGCCGCAACACTTTGGGGTCCCGCTTACAACATTTCACCAATACATGCAGGATCGGGCGATCCAATGGCCGGCAAGTCTCTCCTCCACATCCACCCATGACACGAAACGCAGCGAGGATGTCCGGGCTCGAATCAATGTATTGTCGGAAATTCCCAAAGAATGGCGGCAGCATCTTCGAACCTGGAACCGGCTGAACAAAAAAGCCAAACAAAGACTTAATGATCAACTGGCACCGAGCTTGAATGAAGAATATTTGATTTACCAGACACTGCTCGGCACCTGGCCGTTGGGTGGTCTCTCTGAACCGGCTCAACCTCAATTTTTGGGGCGCATGCAGGGGTATATGGTTAAAGCCTTACGGGAAGCGAAAGTAAACACCAGCTGGTTAAACCCCGATGAAGCCTGGGAAGCCGCCGTTGGGGAATTTCTTTCCCGCATTCTTTCTCTCAGGCCTTCAAATGTCTTTCTTCAAGATTTCATCCCCTTTCAACAACGCATTGCCAAATATGGCATCTATAATTCTCTAAGTCAGGTCCTTATTAAAATCCTTGCTCCCGGTGTCCCCGATTTTTATCAAGGCACGGAGCTTTGGGATTTCAGTCTGGTCGATCCAGACAACCGACAACCCGTGGATTACCTCTTCAGACAACAACGGCTGTCCCAATTACAACACTTGCAACAGACCACTGCTCCTCTCGACCTTGTCCATACGTTATTACAGGATGCGGAAAGCGGCCTGATCAAAATGTATTTGACCACTACCGCGCTTCATATTCGGAAGAACCATCCCCACCTGTTTCTGGAAGGATCGTATCTGCCCCTGGAATTCAAGGGGGAACAGGCCCATCATGTGTGCGGATTCATGAGACACCATCACTCACATACCTGTTTGGTCATATTCCCACGACTGTTAACGACTCTCATCCCCGACCAGACCATCAGTCCGCTCGGCGAATCCATATGGAGACAAACTTCGATGCGGCTCCCTCCGGAATTCGCCACACAATCGTTTCGTAATCTTTTGACCCAAGAAATTGTCACTCCACAAAATGGCTCGAGCATGGTAGGATTACCCCTAGGAATGCTTTTTCAACATTTTCCTTTTGCCCTATTGGAGCCCGCCTCATGA
- a CDS encoding N-acetylmuramoyl-L-alanine amidase family protein — protein MPSIRMISLYSCIGMLFLVGSLPLAGGATETRPFAGKQAQPLIHLIAQSSPSTSIRNIRAHRHKNYTRVVLDLTRSVHPAPQEHQTATTFELELPNTKLANPAVTKSTADSLPLQLDLSTTSSGSILLSIPIDGWKRYKWYVLKNPARIVLDLYPITETSALARAPDRGTPASPVVPPPTPPPPVRKKDLVIVIDPGHGGKDPGALGRKGTREKDVVLHVANHLRDLLAKEGSTKVFMTRETDVFIELEDRATFANTHKADLFVSIHINSHSQSSVKGLEFYHFGEASDPRALAVAARENGTPLEKNAAPWQFILADKLNDKKIDDSRELAWTTKNSLVKFLDNFYKIKDHGIKTAPFFVLRMTTMPAILAEIAFISNPTEEKLLQSSTYQKRVAEGIFKGLQSYITPLQTASR, from the coding sequence ATGCCTTCCATTCGAATGATATCCCTTTATTCCTGCATCGGCATGTTGTTCCTGGTGGGATCTCTTCCCCTGGCTGGGGGAGCAACAGAAACTCGACCGTTCGCCGGGAAGCAAGCCCAACCACTGATTCATCTCATTGCACAATCATCACCGTCAACCTCCATTCGCAATATTCGTGCTCATCGCCATAAAAACTATACCCGTGTGGTATTAGACCTCACTCGTTCCGTCCATCCAGCGCCCCAAGAGCATCAAACGGCCACAACATTTGAATTGGAACTTCCTAACACCAAACTTGCGAATCCTGCCGTTACCAAATCAACAGCAGACTCCCTTCCTTTGCAATTGGACCTTTCCACCACTTCTTCCGGATCCATTCTTCTCAGCATACCCATTGACGGGTGGAAACGCTATAAGTGGTATGTCCTCAAAAATCCTGCTCGCATCGTTCTTGACTTGTACCCCATAACCGAGACGTCGGCTCTCGCCCGTGCACCGGATAGGGGCACACCGGCTTCTCCAGTGGTTCCTCCGCCAACTCCGCCACCACCTGTCAGAAAAAAAGATCTGGTGATCGTGATTGATCCGGGACACGGAGGAAAAGACCCCGGGGCTTTGGGACGCAAGGGCACAAGAGAAAAGGATGTGGTCTTACATGTGGCGAATCATTTGCGAGACCTGCTGGCCAAGGAAGGTTCCACGAAAGTCTTTATGACTCGGGAAACGGATGTCTTCATCGAATTGGAAGACCGGGCAACATTCGCCAATACGCACAAGGCGGATCTTTTCGTCTCGATTCACATTAACTCCCATTCCCAGAGTTCCGTGAAAGGTTTGGAATTCTACCATTTTGGTGAAGCCAGTGACCCACGAGCGCTTGCTGTTGCTGCACGGGAAAATGGCACTCCTCTTGAAAAAAATGCCGCACCCTGGCAATTTATCCTTGCCGATAAACTTAATGATAAAAAAATTGACGATTCCCGTGAGTTAGCATGGACAACCAAAAATTCCCTGGTGAAATTTTTAGATAACTTTTATAAAATCAAGGATCATGGGATTAAAACAGCTCCATTTTTTGTGCTGCGAATGACTACCATGCCTGCCATCTTGGCGGAGATTGCCTTTATCTCTAATCCAACAGAAGAAAAGCTTTTACAAAGTTCTACCTATCAAAAGCGAGTGGCCGAGGGCATATTTAAGGGACTTCAATCCTACATTACCCCCTTACAAACCGCTTCCCGATAA
- a CDS encoding class I fructose-bisphosphate aldolase, giving the protein MTPRVKEILRNYDGNVPGVLANIARLLMTGRLAGTGRLVILPVDQGFEHGPARSFAVNSEGYDPHYHFQLGIDAGCNAYAAPLGFLEAGAAEYAGQIPLILKLNNNDSLFESKDPNSAITGSVHDALRLGCCAVGYTIYPGSAHSQEMYNHLREIAQEAKSHGLAVVVWSYPRGAGLSKEGETGIDVVAYAAQIAAQLGAHIIKVKVPSNHIEQAAAKKVYEAEKIPISTPAERIRHVVQSTFQGRRIVIFSGGAKGEDQKIFDEARGIRDGGGFGSIIGRNSFQRPRPQALEFLSTVMKIYAGEIS; this is encoded by the coding sequence ATCACACCACGAGTCAAAGAAATATTACGGAATTATGATGGTAATGTTCCTGGAGTTCTTGCAAATATTGCCAGGTTGTTGATGACGGGGCGGTTGGCCGGGACCGGTCGTCTGGTGATTCTGCCGGTGGACCAGGGCTTTGAGCATGGTCCTGCAAGAAGTTTTGCCGTCAATTCTGAAGGGTATGATCCGCACTATCATTTTCAGCTGGGAATTGATGCCGGATGTAATGCTTACGCGGCTCCTCTTGGGTTTCTCGAGGCGGGGGCGGCAGAATATGCCGGTCAAATTCCACTCATACTGAAATTGAACAATAACGATTCACTGTTTGAAAGCAAGGATCCCAATTCCGCAATTACCGGGAGTGTCCACGATGCACTACGCTTAGGGTGCTGTGCGGTGGGATATACGATTTATCCAGGGTCTGCCCATAGCCAGGAAATGTATAATCATCTGCGGGAAATTGCCCAGGAGGCCAAGTCCCACGGATTGGCGGTGGTGGTGTGGTCGTATCCACGGGGGGCAGGACTCAGCAAGGAAGGGGAAACCGGAATCGATGTCGTCGCCTACGCCGCACAAATTGCGGCCCAACTCGGAGCGCACATTATCAAAGTGAAGGTGCCTTCAAATCATATTGAGCAGGCAGCGGCAAAAAAAGTGTACGAGGCCGAAAAGATTCCTATTAGCACGCCAGCGGAACGTATCCGCCATGTGGTGCAGAGTACTTTTCAGGGGCGACGCATTGTCATCTTTTCTGGCGGGGCCAAAGGGGAAGATCAGAAAATTTTCGATGAAGCCAGAGGAATTCGGGACGGTGGAGGGTTTGGATCCATTATCGGGAGAAATTCCTTTCAACGGCCGAGACCGCAGGCTCTTGAATTTCTCTCAACCGTCATGAAGATCTATGCCGGAGAAATTTCATAA
- a CDS encoding YtxH domain-containing protein, which produces MMDEHTTQGDSCWVNTFVFIAGFLLGAGSAILLTPEAGTHVRDRLARGAKTAQDEFSDMASQTKEAVHAWSEEAKKTMKQAATRVNSAVDATKQAVKTDSFDV; this is translated from the coding sequence ATGATGGATGAGCATACGACGCAAGGCGACTCATGTTGGGTGAATACATTTGTCTTCATTGCAGGATTTCTATTGGGCGCCGGTAGCGCCATACTCTTGACCCCTGAGGCAGGGACTCACGTGCGCGACCGATTGGCACGAGGTGCGAAAACCGCACAGGACGAATTTTCAGATATGGCTTCTCAAACGAAAGAGGCTGTGCATGCCTGGTCTGAAGAGGCCAAAAAAACCATGAAACAGGCGGCTACTCGAGTCAACTCCGCTGTGGATGCCACCAAACAAGCCGTCAAAACCGACTCCTTCGACGTGTAA
- a CDS encoding phosphatase PAP2 family protein has translation MNIDELWFASINGWAGRFAGLDWFMLQVSQESNLVIPGILLVGYWGWMKWGEARLAIPCLGVLIGLSDFLGGQLKVLIGRPRPCQVLEHIHELVGCGGAFSMPSNHALNSGTAISFLVMLYPALGWVLWPLLGLIGLSRVFLGAHYVTDVLVGVVLGALLGGGVGFLLKTRVFRRTPIVS, from the coding sequence ATGAATATCGATGAATTATGGTTTGCGTCGATTAATGGGTGGGCCGGTCGGTTTGCTGGTTTGGATTGGTTCATGCTTCAGGTGTCGCAGGAAAGCAATCTGGTGATTCCTGGAATCTTACTCGTGGGATATTGGGGGTGGATGAAATGGGGCGAAGCCAGACTCGCGATTCCCTGTTTAGGGGTCCTTATCGGCTTGAGTGATTTCCTGGGCGGCCAGCTGAAAGTCTTGATTGGTCGTCCACGGCCTTGCCAGGTTCTCGAGCACATTCATGAATTAGTCGGGTGTGGGGGGGCTTTTAGTATGCCGTCTAATCACGCGTTGAATTCAGGCACGGCTATTAGCTTTCTTGTCATGCTCTACCCCGCGCTAGGATGGGTATTGTGGCCACTCCTTGGGCTGATTGGATTGTCCCGTGTGTTTCTGGGTGCGCATTATGTGACAGACGTGTTGGTCGGGGTTGTCCTTGGCGCGTTGTTAGGAGGTGGGGTGGGATTTTTACTCAAGACGCGGGTGTTTCGAAGGACACCCATTGTGAGTTAA